Below is a window of Rhodamnia argentea isolate NSW1041297 chromosome 11, ASM2092103v1, whole genome shotgun sequence DNA.
CCTCTTACAGAAGCAAAAGAGGCCGGCGCTATTGCGATGTTTGGAGAGAAGTATGGTGAAGAGGTGTGAAAGTCTTCTGTACTGCTTTTGGAGACTGCAATACATTTGCTTCTCTTTGAGGCATGTTGTCTGATGTATGTTTCTGTTAAAAGATGGTTTTACATAACTTTTGGTGAGCAAATGAGGTGCTTCATTGCTGCGACTACCTTTATGGTCTCTGGAGTTGATTAGATGCAGAACCCAAATCTATCCCCAACTCTACTGAATTCCACTCAGAGTGGAGAGCTTTACcaactttttacatttttcgcACTTGATTCTTGGAGATGCTGTGCGAGTTACTACTGCCCTGTCATGCATACTTCCAAGTTTCTGGTGGTGACTAAAAACGAGATGCATATTGAAGTGGGTTCTAACTTGATAAagtacaaatatttttcttgtcaaCATCATTCTTCGCTGTTTTATGAGCCATGATTGTTGAACACACCGCAGGGAACTTAATCGTATTGTTTGTCATCTGATGTGCCATAGGTACGTGTCGTAGAGGTTCCTGGCGTATCTATGGAGCTGTGTGGTGGGACCCATGTCAGCAACACAGCAGAAATACGAGGCTTCAAAATAATCTCCGAGCAGGGTATTGCATCTGGAATCAGGCGAATAGAAGCTGTTGCTGGGGAAGCTTTCATTGAGTATGTCAATTCCAGAGATTACTACATGAAACAGTTGTGCAACAATCTCAAGgtttgcttttcttttagcCAGTTAAAAAAGTCAATCCGTTCttacttttttcaaaattatatgaCTTCTCCAAAGGCACATAGGGAACAACAAGGCCCAATAACTTTTTTCTCATTAAGGTGAAAGCTGAAGAGGTCACAACCAGGGTAGACAATCTCTTAGAGGAGTTAAGAACGGCGAGAAATGAAGTTTCTTTATTGCGTTCCAAGGCTGCTGTGTATAAAGCGTCGACCATTGCGAGCAAAGCAGTATTAGTGGGCAGTTCGAAAGAAATCAGGTAATCACGTATATCTAGTCCGTTCCTCAAATTTGACATGAAgattttttccttaaatatcTCTTCTCAGTGATTAGTCTCTTGAATGTTCTTGCTGCATGAGTTGTTAGTGGCATCTACTCACTAGTGAATGTTTTGTCATTGTGCTTATTGTTCTTTTTAAACTCTTTATACTATGAAACCGATGCTTTTTCATCTGATATGGCTCAACACACATGATTTGGCACAAGACGATTATACGTTCATGTCATCATTAAAGGCACTTTGCATGATTTCTGTGAGGTCTGTGAGCTGGATAGTGCCTCGTCTCATGCACCATACTTTGTGACTGTCATTGTCTTAACATAATGAAACCATCTCCACTTCAGGGTACTAGTGGAGTCTATGGATGACACTGACGCCGATTCACTTAAAAGTGCGGCAGAATATTTGATCGATAGCTTACAAGATCCGGCAGCTGTAGTGCTGGGCTCGAGTCCAAGTGAAGGAAAGGTGAGTTTAGTCGCTGCCTTCACTCCAGGAGTTGTTGAACTGGGAATCCAAGCTGGGAAGTTTATTGGGCCCATAGCTAAATTATGCGGTGGAGGAGGCGGTGGGAGGCCCAACTTCGCTCAGGCCGGAGGCAGAAAGCCCGAAAACTTGTCGAGTGCTCTAGAGAAAGCTCGATCAGAGCTCATGGAGATCCTATGGTAGAAGGGAAGCTGACGCTCCCTCTATGGAATGTGGAATTGCTTAGGTCATCCTCCCATCTCTTATCAGATTCAACTACTTAGCTCTCAAATCTCTCCTGTTGTCCATCGCAGAGTGGTCGGATTTGCCGATCCAGCAGTTGGGTTGGGATGGATTAACAGTTCTCAAATGCATTAAGCATAGTATGAACTCCATTCATTACCAGGCttaccacacaaaaaaaaaaaaaaaaaaatccgttcaTTACAagtaacaaagaaaaggaaaaagttgtGAGACTCTGGTTTCATACATCAACCAATTACAGAATATAAATTATGGGTTGTGTAAACCAAGCAACATCCCTAATTGCTTACCGCGATCATCGGAGTTTAGTTTAAAATTGCTGGGCATGTCTGTTGTTTGAGTGTCCAGCTTGCAATCCCACTCGATAATTCGTCGTCGTTGTTTTGCCGGAAACAAAATGACTTTCGGACAGTGGGATGCGACTACAATGCCTAGGTGGCAACCATTTACAGAGTAATAATGGGTCCCAACACATCAATCTTTGACTTTGGCGGCTTCTTGGCTTTGACTAATATTCCCACTTCCCAATGCGAACCCGATGTCAAAAGGACCAAGCTGGTCGGCAGACCCAATAGGAATTCTCTCTCTCACGAAATTGAGGTGGACCGTTCTCTCGCGAACAGAATTTTTTTAAGGTCTTATTAGGCATAAAGTCTACTTtgaattatttcttaaaaattggatttgcttcaaactcttatttaaaatatcacaTGAATTCAATACATCGCTTTCAAATTCAGATAAGTAATTAAGTTGGACAACGAGCGGATAAGGTTTTCTAAAAGGGATTCCATTGCATTGTCTCAACCTCCCACCCTATTAAGCAGTATAAAAATGAAATAGGCTCTGATCATTGagtgctttaaaaaaaaaaatttaaaaagagggAAGGTGAAGTTTCGTAGCGACTAATTAATAGTGGTGGGTGAAAAAAATCTAGGACAAGAAGGTTCCTATTGGCATCCCATTGCCTACCTTTGATAGCTGTCGGATTTTGGCAATATTCTTAAAAACTTTTTTGGCGAGTGGGCAAAGGCATGATGGCAAGCCCTTTTGCTCTCTCTTATCTCCTCACTCGCTGCCCGAAAACAACAATGACTCACACATGACACGGCCACATACATTACTCACTatctgtcttttcttttcccttctaatCACACCTAAAATAGAGCTCCAGCCGATGTAAAATGTAcgcaaaaaaggaagaaagaaagggcGAAAAAAGTGGGAAcacgaaagagagaaaaaaaaaagtaggggTCGTTGAAATCACCCTCACATCAATTGCTTGCAAATTGCTTTGAGTAAAGATCGCTTGCACAATTCAAAGGTCTGGATTTAACTGATTCACGGTGCTTTTAAGGTGTTTCATAGATCTCTGGATAGTTGCGTAACGCGTGTCTATtctttaattatgaaaaaaaaaaaaaggtgtcatTCTTAAGAGAAAATAACCGCAACACTTTTTGGGCACAAAATCTTAGATGCTAATCCACTGAATAGTCAGCATCGCGATCATTtatcctctctctctagagaaaCTTTTGCTCTTTTCCTGGCACGATCCAGCCTTTCCTTCCATGAATTCAGCACATATCTTTCAAAAGACGCGTTTCAGGAACAGAGCAGAAGCTTCGACTCGAAGGCTAGTGCAGAAAGAACTGTCACTCACTAGCAAAgcatcgctctctctctctctctctctccaacacaATATCACGGACACTTGCAAAATGTCGGTAAGACGccatgatttttgttttaaattttcttaatcTGGAGAAGTTTATTTGACGAGATCGGATGAAAAAGCTTATGAACTTTTTTCTGACGACGCTCTTTGAGAACCGCGTCTGAGTGAATGCCCGCCCGCGTCTTTCCTTATCATGGACGCCACCACACCAAGGAACAAATTTTGTCCGACCCAAGAAAGAATCACTGTCGATCCTAATCCTTTTCGGAAAAAGCTGACCTGTAGTCCACACTCCAAAGCTCTGACCTCTCCCTCACTACTGGCCACTCTATAAATGCCGCATTTCTCCGTCGATCTTCATTCGACACCGACTCGACACCGGCAACAAACCAAGATGGCCTTCTTTGTCTGTTTCGTCCTCTCTCTGATCATCTCATGTGCTACTGCCTGCGATCGCTGCGTCCACCAGTCCAAGGCTGCTTACTTCAACAAGGCCTCTGCACTCTCGTGTGAGCACTCGGTCCTTGATCTTGCTTGTCGTTCCTTTATAGTCAATACCCAGATGGATTTTATGGCGAAAGGTTTAGTTTTGGCTCGGACCCAGATGATGTTTTTGTATGAGTTAAGAGGGATTGATCTGTTCTGGGGTGGAAAATTTTGCAGCTGGAGCATGTGGGTATGGCTCTTTGGCTGTGGGCTTCGACAGTGGCCTTCTCGCAGCAGCCATTCCTTCCCTTTACAAAGATGGGGCTGGCTGTGGTGCTTGCTTTCAGGTGCGTCTCGAAACTTCCACCGTTCCGCCAACCGTCGCCGGTAGACTCGGCCGATCACCGTACGACGCGGATCGATGTGATTGGCCAAACTTTCTAAATTATTAAGCCGTTGGTACAGTGTGTACATGCCTCTTAATGTTGTTAACGACGTCTTTTTGACtgatttggggaaaaaaatatgTATGAATTTGCAGATAAGGTGCAAGAACGCGAATCTGTGTACCAAAGGAGGGACTAGAGTGATCGTGACTGATCTCAACCACAGCAACAAGACAGACTTTGTGCTCAGCAGCCGAGCTTTCACGGCCATGGCTCGCCAGGGGATGAGCCAGGACATCTTGAGACAAGGCATTGTCGACGTTGATTACAAAAGGTGAGCAGATGATGCAATTTGGCAATTATTGGAGACTAGGATAGGAAACAAATGAGCGATCAAATCCgtttttgtcttgtttttttGCGTTTGTTTGCGCCTGTTCACGTGGATTTCTTCTTCTGATGGTTCTGGTGCAACTACTCCCTGGGGCTCTGATGCAGGCGGACACCAATTATTGTAATGGGTCCATGCCACCAACACCAAGCACATTGATTGCTTCGTAACGTTACTCTCTTTTGTAGGTTCAGTCGGACCAGTAGATGTGCTTTTTTATATGATCTCCGCCATTACTTTAATGATATTAAGTTGCGATTTATACGTACAACGCTCACGATAGCTCGGTCACGCAGAGTCCCTTGCGACTACAAGGACCGGAATCTGGCCGTGCGGGTGGAGGAGTCGAGCCGGAAGCCAAATTACCTCGCCGTCAAAGTGCTTTACCAAGGCGGTCAGACCGAAATAGTGGCCATGGACGTAGCACAAGTGAGCCAGACACGTTATCTCATCAACCCCCGAAACAATCTTTCGGCCAATCATGTCGATAACATCTCAATTT
It encodes the following:
- the LOC115735658 gene encoding expansin-like A2 — protein: MPHFSVDLHSTPTRHRQQTKMAFFVCFVLSLIISCATACDRCVHQSKAAYFNKASALSSGACGYGSLAVGFDSGLLAAAIPSLYKDGAGCGACFQIRCKNANLCTKGGTRVIVTDLNHSNKTDFVLSSRAFTAMARQGMSQDILRQGIVDVDYKRVPCDYKDRNLAVRVEESSRKPNYLAVKVLYQGGQTEIVAMDVAQVGSSNWNYMSRNYGAVWDTSRVPEGALQFRLVVTSGYDGKWIWAKSVLPADWRNGLIYDSGVQISDIAQEGCSPCDDGSW